In Tachyglossus aculeatus isolate mTacAcu1 chromosome 10, mTacAcu1.pri, whole genome shotgun sequence, the following proteins share a genomic window:
- the RUVBL2 gene encoding ruvB-like 2 isoform X1, which translates to MATTAPPKVPEVRDVTRIERIGAHSHIRGLGLDDALEPRQVSQGMVGQLAARRAAGVILEMIREGKIAGRAVLIAGQPGTGKTAIAMGMAQALGPDTPFTAIAGSEIFSLEMSKTEALTQAFRRSIGVRIKEETEIIEGEVVEIQIDRPASGTGAKVGKLTLKTTEMETIYDLGTKMIESLTKEKVQAGDVITIDKATGKISKLGRSFTRARDYDAMGSQTKFVQCPDGELQKRKEVVHTVSLHEIDVINSRTQGFLALFSGDTGEIKSEVREQINAKVAEWREEGKADIIPGVLFIDEVHMLDIESFSFLNRALESDMAPVLIMATNRGITRIRGTSYQSPHGIPIDLLDRLLIVSTTPYSEKDTKQILKIRCEEEDVEMSEDAYTVLTRIGLETSLRYAIQLITAASLVCRKRKGTEVQVDDIKRVYSLFLDESRSTQYMKEYQDAFLFNELKGETMDTS; encoded by the exons gagccCACTCCCACATCAGAGGCCTCGGCTTGGATGATGCCCTGGAGCCGCGACAG GTGTCCCAGGGCATGGTGGGTCAGCTGGCAGCACGGCGGGCCGCCGGCGTGATCCTAGAGATGATCCGCGAGGGGAAGATCGCGGGCCGGGCCGTCCTCATCGCCGGTCAGCCGGGGACCGGCAAGACTGCTATCGCCATGG gcATGGCCCAAGCCCTGGGCCCAGATACTCCGTTCACAGCCATCGCCGGCAGTGAAATTTTCTCCCTGGAGATGAGCAAGACGGAGGCCCTGACTCAGGCGTTCCGGCGCTCCATCGGGGTTCGCATCAA GGAAGAGACCGAGATCATTGAGGGCGAAGTGGTGGAGATCCAGATTGACCGACCAGCCTCCGGCACT GGTGCCAAAGTGGGGAAGCTGACGTTGAAGACGACAGAGATGGAAACGATCTACGATCTGGGCACCAAGATGATCGAGTCGCTCACCAAGGAGAAGGTCCAGGCCGG GGACGTGATCACCATCGACAAAGCAACAGGCAAGATCTCCAAGTTGGGCCGCTCCTTCACCCGTGCCCGGGACTATGACGCCATGGGCTCCCAg ACCAAGTTTGTGCAGTGCCCAGATGGGGAGCTGCAGAAACGGAAGGAGGTGGTGCATACTGTGTCCTTGCACGAGATTGACGTCATCAACTCCCGGACCCAGGGCTTCCTGGCCCTCTTCTCTG GTGACACGGGCGAGATCAAGTCGGAGGTGCGGGAGCAGATCAATGCCAAGGTGgcggagtggagagaggagggcaagGCCGACATCATCCCCGGG GTGCTGTTCATCGACGAGGTCCACATGCTGGACATCGAGAGCTTCTCTTTCCTGAACCGCGCGCTGGAGAGCGACATGGCCCCCGTCCTCATCATGGCCACCAACCGTGGCATCACCCG gATCCGGGGCACTTCCTACCAGAGCCCCCACGGCATCCCCATCGACCTGCTGGACCGCCTCCTCATCGTGTCCACCACCCCCTACAGCGAGAAGGACACCAAGCAGATCCTCAAGATCCG atgtgaggaggaagatgTGGAGATGAGCGAGGACGCCTACACGGTGCTGACCCGCATCGGCCTGGAGACCTCCCTGCGGTACGCCATCCAGCTTATCACCGCCGCCAGCCTGGTCTGCCGCAAGCGCAAG GGCACAGAAGTGCAGGTGGACGATATCAAGCGCGTGTATTCACTCTTCCTGGACGAGTCGCGTTCCACACAGTACATGAAGGAGTACCAAGATGCCTTCCTCTTCAATGAGCTCA aAGGAGAGACCATGGACACTTCATGA
- the LOC119933387 gene encoding lutropin subunit beta-like, with protein sequence MEPHLGLSLLLLFLLPPLLPAGDPGEPGKPGLRGGPYCRLVNATVAAEHEACPVCITFTTTICAGFCKSKMPLLPNPRYPPVQQVCTYGRLRYGSLRLPGCPPGVDPVVSFPVALSCHCDQCQLASSDCTSRMQHHRLDFCSAPRLRF encoded by the exons ATGGAGCCACACCTG GGGCTCTCGCTCCTGCTCTTGTTCCTGCTGCCGCCCCTGCTCCCAGCCGGGGACCCCGGCGAGCCTGGCAAGCCGGGCCTCAGGGGGGGCCCCTACTGCCGCCTCGTCAATGCCACCGTGGCCGCCGAGCACGAGGCCTGTCCTGTATGCATCACTTTCACCACCACCATCTGTGCCGGTTTTTGTAAGAGCAAG ATGCCCCTGTTGCCGAACCCAAGATACCCGCCCGTCCAGCAAGTGTGCACGTACGGCCGGCTGCGCTACGGATCCCTGCGGCTGCCCGGCTGCCCGCCCGGCGTGGACCCCGTGGTCTCCTTCCCCGTGGCCCTGAGCTGCCACTGCGACCAGTGCCAGCTGGCGTCCAGCGACTGCACCTCCCGCATGCAGCATCACAGGCTGGACTTCTGCTCGGCCCCCCGCCTGCGCTTCTAg
- the RUVBL2 gene encoding ruvB-like 2 isoform X2, with protein MATTAPPKVPEVRDVTRIERIGAHSHIRGLGLDDALEPRQVSQGMVGQLAARRAAGVILEMIREGKIAGRAVLIAGQPGTGKTAIAMGMAQALGPDTPFTAIAGSEIFSLEMSKTEALTQAFRRSIGVRIKEETEIIEGEVVEIQIDRPASGTGAKVGKLTLKTTEMETIYDLGTKMIESLTKEKVQAGDVITIDKATGKISKLGRSFTRARDYDAMGSQTKFVQCPDGELQKRKEVVHTVSLHEIDVINSRTQGFLALFSGDTGEIKSEVREQINAKVAEWREEGKADIIPGVLFIDEVHMLDIESFSFLNRALESDMAPVLIMATNRGITRIRGTSYQSPHGIPIDLLDRLLIVSTTPYSEKDTKQILKIRCEEEDVEMSEDAYTVLTRIGLETSLRYAIQLITAASLVCRKRKGTEVQVDDIKRVYSLFLDESRSTQYMKEYQDAFLFNELRETMDTS; from the exons gagccCACTCCCACATCAGAGGCCTCGGCTTGGATGATGCCCTGGAGCCGCGACAG GTGTCCCAGGGCATGGTGGGTCAGCTGGCAGCACGGCGGGCCGCCGGCGTGATCCTAGAGATGATCCGCGAGGGGAAGATCGCGGGCCGGGCCGTCCTCATCGCCGGTCAGCCGGGGACCGGCAAGACTGCTATCGCCATGG gcATGGCCCAAGCCCTGGGCCCAGATACTCCGTTCACAGCCATCGCCGGCAGTGAAATTTTCTCCCTGGAGATGAGCAAGACGGAGGCCCTGACTCAGGCGTTCCGGCGCTCCATCGGGGTTCGCATCAA GGAAGAGACCGAGATCATTGAGGGCGAAGTGGTGGAGATCCAGATTGACCGACCAGCCTCCGGCACT GGTGCCAAAGTGGGGAAGCTGACGTTGAAGACGACAGAGATGGAAACGATCTACGATCTGGGCACCAAGATGATCGAGTCGCTCACCAAGGAGAAGGTCCAGGCCGG GGACGTGATCACCATCGACAAAGCAACAGGCAAGATCTCCAAGTTGGGCCGCTCCTTCACCCGTGCCCGGGACTATGACGCCATGGGCTCCCAg ACCAAGTTTGTGCAGTGCCCAGATGGGGAGCTGCAGAAACGGAAGGAGGTGGTGCATACTGTGTCCTTGCACGAGATTGACGTCATCAACTCCCGGACCCAGGGCTTCCTGGCCCTCTTCTCTG GTGACACGGGCGAGATCAAGTCGGAGGTGCGGGAGCAGATCAATGCCAAGGTGgcggagtggagagaggagggcaagGCCGACATCATCCCCGGG GTGCTGTTCATCGACGAGGTCCACATGCTGGACATCGAGAGCTTCTCTTTCCTGAACCGCGCGCTGGAGAGCGACATGGCCCCCGTCCTCATCATGGCCACCAACCGTGGCATCACCCG gATCCGGGGCACTTCCTACCAGAGCCCCCACGGCATCCCCATCGACCTGCTGGACCGCCTCCTCATCGTGTCCACCACCCCCTACAGCGAGAAGGACACCAAGCAGATCCTCAAGATCCG atgtgaggaggaagatgTGGAGATGAGCGAGGACGCCTACACGGTGCTGACCCGCATCGGCCTGGAGACCTCCCTGCGGTACGCCATCCAGCTTATCACCGCCGCCAGCCTGGTCTGCCGCAAGCGCAAG GGCACAGAAGTGCAGGTGGACGATATCAAGCGCGTGTATTCACTCTTCCTGGACGAGTCGCGTTCCACACAGTACATGAAGGAGTACCAAGATGCCTTCCTCTTCAATGAGCTCA GAGAGACCATGGACACTTCATGA